The proteins below come from a single Halobacillus salinarum genomic window:
- a CDS encoding LLM class flavin-dependent oxidoreductase, whose translation MTQKQLSEINYSVLDLAPITEGGGPAESYKNTIDLARYAEDLGFTRYWLAEHHSMPFIASSATSVLIGHVASHTNTIRVGSGGIMLPNHAPLMVAEQFGTLETLYPGRIDLGLGRAPGTDQVTAHALRRGSGSSGHNFPQQLDELRGYFHDGLRSGNSHVRAIPGEGLDIPIWLLGSSGFSAQLAGQLGLPFAFASHFSPNETLPALQLYRDSFEPSEVLQEPYAMVGVNVVAAKNNEQAEFLSTSLKQQFINLIRNTNLPLQPPVESMDTIWTHQEEALLQQKLGSSIIGGPEKVKDELQSFLDRTEADEMMVISQIYNHKDRLNSYKILADITK comes from the coding sequence ATGACACAAAAACAACTCTCAGAGATCAACTATTCAGTCTTAGATTTAGCTCCTATCACCGAAGGAGGCGGCCCTGCCGAATCGTATAAGAACACAATTGATTTAGCCAGGTATGCGGAGGATTTGGGCTTTACCCGTTACTGGCTTGCGGAACACCACAGCATGCCGTTTATTGCAAGTTCTGCTACTTCTGTATTAATCGGTCATGTGGCTTCCCATACGAATACCATTCGTGTAGGATCCGGAGGGATTATGCTTCCAAACCATGCACCACTTATGGTAGCTGAACAATTCGGGACACTTGAAACACTTTACCCAGGAAGAATTGATTTAGGACTAGGAAGAGCTCCCGGAACTGACCAGGTCACGGCTCATGCCCTCAGACGCGGTTCAGGAAGCAGCGGTCACAATTTCCCTCAACAATTGGATGAGCTTAGAGGGTATTTTCACGACGGCTTGCGCTCTGGAAACAGTCATGTAAGAGCGATCCCCGGGGAAGGGCTGGATATCCCGATATGGCTGCTGGGCTCCAGTGGTTTTAGTGCTCAGCTTGCAGGGCAGCTTGGACTTCCATTTGCTTTTGCCAGCCATTTTTCTCCGAACGAAACACTTCCGGCGCTCCAACTGTATCGGGACAGCTTTGAGCCTTCTGAGGTGTTACAAGAACCTTATGCTATGGTCGGAGTTAATGTAGTAGCAGCAAAAAATAATGAACAAGCTGAATTCTTATCGACGTCGCTTAAACAGCAATTTATCAATCTGATCCGGAACACAAATCTACCCCTCCAGCCACCTGTAGAAAGCATGGACACTATTTGGACCCACCAGGAAGAAGCCTTACTGCAACAAAAATTAGGTTCTTCTATTATTGGAGGTCCAGAAAAAGTTAAAGATGAATTACAAAGCTTTTTAGACCGGACAGAAGCAGATGAAATGATGGTCATTTCACAAATCTATAACCATAAGGATCGATTAAATTCCTATAAAATCTTAGCAGATATCACGAAGTAA
- a CDS encoding S8 family peptidase translates to MSEVKLIPYQVDEVLDATEEVPEGIQMIEAPALWDRTDQGKGSVVAIIDTGCQIDHPDLKGRVIDGKNFTSDYSGDESNYNDNNGHGTHVAGTIAAVENGTGVVGAAPQASLLILKVLSGSGSGQFDWIIKAIDYAANWEGPNGEKVRVISMSLGGPTDIPELHEAIKEAVSKDISVVCAAGNEGDGRADTDEYAYPGGYPEVIEVGAIDLNRKIADFTNTNHEIDLVAPGVKILSTYKDSKYARLSGTSMATPHVSGGLAVLIPLVEQQFNRKLTEPEIYAQLIKRTLPLGNPKTAEGNGLLSLALNDKVEALLTVYNGSWKSAGSQTQTKAN, encoded by the coding sequence ATGAGTGAAGTAAAGTTGATTCCTTATCAAGTGGATGAAGTATTAGATGCAACAGAAGAAGTCCCGGAAGGTATTCAAATGATTGAAGCTCCAGCGTTATGGGATAGGACAGATCAAGGAAAGGGAAGTGTGGTAGCGATCATTGATACAGGCTGCCAAATTGATCATCCCGATTTAAAGGGAAGAGTGATCGATGGAAAAAACTTCACCTCAGACTACAGTGGAGACGAATCTAATTATAATGATAACAATGGGCATGGCACCCATGTGGCGGGTACGATAGCCGCTGTCGAAAATGGCACAGGGGTGGTAGGGGCAGCACCCCAGGCAAGCTTACTTATTTTAAAAGTATTATCCGGCTCTGGAAGCGGTCAATTTGACTGGATCATTAAAGCGATTGATTATGCAGCAAATTGGGAAGGGCCAAACGGAGAGAAGGTCCGTGTAATCTCTATGTCCTTAGGCGGTCCCACAGATATTCCAGAGCTTCATGAAGCAATTAAAGAAGCGGTCAGTAAAGATATCTCAGTTGTATGTGCAGCAGGAAATGAAGGAGATGGACGTGCGGATACAGATGAGTATGCTTATCCAGGCGGATATCCAGAGGTAATTGAAGTCGGCGCTATTGATTTAAATCGAAAAATCGCCGATTTCACTAATACAAATCACGAAATTGACTTAGTGGCTCCGGGTGTAAAAATTTTATCGACTTATAAAGATAGTAAATATGCCCGTTTATCAGGGACTTCCATGGCAACTCCACACGTGTCCGGTGGCCTGGCTGTGTTGATTCCGTTAGTAGAACAGCAGTTCAACAGGAAATTAACAGAGCCGGAAATTTATGCTCAATTGATTAAGCGGACGCTGCCACTTGGTAATCCAAAAACGGCTGAAGGTAATGGCCTGTTATCCCTTGCCCTTAATGACAAGGTAGAAGCATTACTTACGGTGTATAATGGTTCCTGGAAAAGTGCCGGCAGCCAAACGCAGACGAAGGCCAACTAA